A region of Corvus cornix cornix isolate S_Up_H32 chromosome 3, ASM73873v5, whole genome shotgun sequence DNA encodes the following proteins:
- the PNISR gene encoding arginine/serine-rich protein PNISR produces MWDQGGQPWQQWPLNQQQWMQSFQHQQDPSQIDWAALAQAWIAQREASGQQNVVEQQGMMPNGQDISGIESGPNNHNNFQGDPNFNRMWQPEWGMPHQPPHPPPDQQWMTPTPGQMEIVPPSEDSNSQDSGEFTPDNRHIFNQNNHNFGGPPDNFAMGPVNQFDYQHGAAFGPPQGGFHPPYWQPGPPGPPGPPAPPAPTQNRRERPSFRDRQRSPIAMPVKQEPPQIDAVKRRTLPAWIREGLEKMEREKQKKLEKERMEQQRSQMSKKEKKGSEDAEEGDGPRLPQKSKFDSDEEDEDAENTEAVSVGKISRSPSPAPQEEQSEPEMTEEEKEYQMMMLTKMLLTEILLDVTNEEIYYVAKDVHRKATKAPAKQLAQSSALASLTGLGGLGGYGSGDSEDERSDRGSESSDTDDEELRHRIRQKQEAFWRKEREQQLLLEKQLEEEKLQNEKVSKEMNEFIIKEQNSNLASQEAKEIEADMVHEKKRSPNAIAPDTELKKEGKERTGRSGSRSSSSGSSSSNSRSSSSSSTVSSSSYSTSSGSSRSSSRSSSPKRKKRHSRSRTPSHKVRRSRSRSYSHRNRRERSRSREKIRERRRSSRNHSAERGERRRNRSPSRERSWDRRRSGSRSRDRRANRASRSRSRDRRKAEDQRRSPTGNRHKHKSEGKDHERKKEQGGGVDKDKKKNRERERDQEKRKDKPKKEEKESKAGNHDDSRLKRKRDSERTFSRSDSICVKIIRQDSRQESKKITTKDSKKRSGSESSARSSSESPGSSKEKKAKKSKHIRSCSMEKSQRSGKKASRKHKSKSRSRSTTPLRRKR; encoded by the exons ATGTGGGATCAAGGTGGACAACCTTGGCAGCAATGGCCTTTGAACCAACAGCAGTGGATGCAGTCATTTCAGCACCAGCAAGATCCAA GCCAGATTGACTGGGCTGCATTAGCTCAAGCATGGATTGCTCAGCGAGAAGCCTCAGGGCAGCAGAATGTAGTGGAACAACAAGGAATGATGCCAAACGGACAGGATATTTCAGGAATAGAGTCTGGTCCAAACAACCATAATAATTTTCAGGGGGATCCCAATTTCAACAGAATGTGGCAGCCAG AATGGGGAATGCCTCACCAACCCCCTCACCCACCTCCAGATCAGCAGTGGATGACTCCAACCCCAGGTCAAATGGAAATTGTTCCTCCGTCTGAAGACAGCAACAGTCAGGACAGTGGGGAATTTACTCCCGACAACAGGCATATATTTAACCAGAACAATCACAACTTTGGGGGACCTCCCGATAACTTTGCAATGGGGCCAGTGAACCAGTTTGACTATCAG CATGGGGCTGCTTTTGGTCCACCTCAAGGTGGATTTCACCCACCTTATTGGCAGCCAGGACCACCAGGGCCACCAGGtcctccagcacctcctgcacCTACTCAAAATCGAAGGGAAAGACCCTCATTCAGAGATCGACAGCGTTCACCTATTGCGATGCCTGTGAAGCAGGAGCCTCCACAGATTG ATGCTGTGAAGCGTAGAACTCTGCCTGCCTGGATTCGTGAGGGCctggaaaagatggaaagagaaaaacagaaaaaattggaaaaagagagaatggaGCAGCAGCGTTCACAGATGtctaaaaaagagaaaaagggaagtgaGGATGCTGAAGAAGGGGATGGTCCACGATTACCTCAGAAAAGTAAATTT GACAGTGATGAGGAAGATGAAGATGCTGAAAACACAGAGGCTGTAAGTGTTGGGAAAATCAGCAGGAgtccatccccagctcctcaaGAGGAGCAAAGTGAACCAGAAatgacagaagaagaaaaggagtaTCAAATG ATGATGCTGACAAAAATGCTGCTGACAGAGATTCTCTTAGATGTCACAAATGAAGAAATCTATTATGTGGCCAAAGATGTTCACCGTAAAGCAACTAAAG CTCCTGCAAAACAGCTGGCACAGTCCAGTGCACTGGCTTCCCTCACTGGACTCG GTGGACTGGGTGGTTATGGATCAGGAGACAGTGAAGATGAGAGAAGTGACAGAGGCTCTGAATCATCTGATACTGATGATGAGGAATTACGACACAGAATAAGGCAAAAACAGGAAGCGTtttggagaaaagagagagaacagcAACTACTACTAGAAAAACAGCTAGAAG aagaaaagctacaaaatgaaaaagtttcaaAAGAGATGAATGAATTTATCATCAAAGAACAAAATAGTAACTTAGCATCACAGGAGGCAAAAGAAATTGAAGCAGATATGgttcatgaaaagaaaagatcTCCAAACGCAATCGCACCTGACACAGAACTCAAGAAAGAGGGTAAAGAGAGGACAGGAAGGAGTGGGTCAAGAAGCTCTAGCAGtggtagcagcagcagcaatagcaggagcagcagcagtagcagcacAGTATCCAGTTCATCCTATAGCACTAGCTCAGGTAGTAGTCGCAGCTCTTCACGTTCTTCCTCTcccaaaaggaagaagagacaCAGTCGCAGTAGGACACCGTCACATAAAGTTAGGCGCAGTAGAAGCAGGAGTTACTCCCACAGAAACAGGAGAGAGAGGAGTCggagcagggagaaaataagggaaaggagaagatCTAGTAGAAATCACAGTGCTGAAAGAGGGGAGAGGCGGAGAAATCGGAGTCCTTCGAGAGAGAGAAGTTGGGATAGACGTAGAAGCGGCAGCCGCTCAAGAGACCGGCGAGCCAACCGTGCAAGCcgcagcaggagcagggacagacGTAAAGCCGAAGATCAGCGTAGAAGCCCTACTGGAAATAGGCACAAACATAAAAGTGAGGGCAAAGATcatgaaaggaagaaggagcaggGTGGAGGTGTagacaaagacaaaaagaagaacagagaaagggagagagatcaggaaaagagaaaagataagcccaaaaaagaggaaaaagaaagtaaggCTGGCAATCATGACGACAGtagattaaagagaaaaagagacagtGAAAGAACTTTTTCTCGCAGTGATTCAATATGTGTGAAAATAATAAGACAGGATTCCagacaagaaagcaaaaaaattactacCAAAGATAGCAAAAAACGATCAGGCTCTGAATCTAGTGCAAGGAGTAGTTCTGAATCACCAGGAAGCAGTAAAGAAAAGAAGGCTAAGAAATCGAAGCATATTCGGTCATGCTCCATGGAGAAATCTCAAAGGTCTGGTAAGAAGGCAAGCCGCAAACACAAGTCTAAGTCACGATCAAG atcaACAACTCCTCTTCGTCGTAAACGCTGA
- the COQ3 gene encoding ubiquinone biosynthesis O-methyltransferase, mitochondrial isoform X1 — protein MAMWGGGAARALTRALRRRRAAAALPGAAGDDHADLSLQTGLRGILQDYNRKIQLKSSSTLPVSLTGMKSNMLIVKRPFSTSHSSVDSKEMKKFQLLAHKWWDEEGEYAALHSMNDIRVPFIRDTLLSMSSNYHPGNPLSGIKILDVGCGGGLLSEPLGRLGASVTGIDPVEDNISTADRHKSFDPVLAKRIQYKSSSLEEIVEESMETFDVIVASEVVEHVADLEMFIKCCSQVLKPEGSLFITTINKTQLSYVLGIVVAEKIMGIVPEGTHEWEKFVSPEELERLLESNGFSVRTVNGMLYNPLSGSWGWMESTSLNYALHAVKSGARARSHATDAPPETDIQQCSATAGTAGTVPDGTV, from the exons atGGCCATGTGGGGCGGCGGCGCAGCCCGAGCCCTCACCCGCGCCCTGCGGCgccggcgggcggcggccgcgctgccgggggctgcgggcg ATGACCATGCTGATCTGTCTTTGCAGACAGGTCTGAGAGGTATCCTTCAGGATTACAACAGGAAAATACAACTGAAATCCAGTAGTACCTTGCCTGTCTCTCTGACTGGAATGAAAAGCAACAT GCTCATTGTGAAGAGACCTTTCAGCACTTCACACTCATCAGTGGattcaaaggaaatgaaaaaattccaGCTCCTTGCGCATAAGTGGTGGGATGAAGAAGGAGAATATGCAGCCCTTCATTCTATGAATGATATTAGAGTGCCATTTATTAG agaTACTCTGTTGAGCATGAGTAGTAATTATCATCCGGGAAATCCACTTTCTGGAATCAAGATTCTTGATGTGGGCTGTGGTGGAGGACTGCTGAGTGAG CCTTTAGGTAGACTGGGAGCTTCAGTTACTGGAATTGATCCTGTGGAGGACAACATTAGCACAGCAGATCGGCACAAGTCATTTGATCCGGTCCTGGCCAAGAGAATACAGTACAAGTCCAGTTCACTGGAGGAGATTGTGGAAGAGTCTATGGAAACCTTTGATGTAATTGTAGCTTCTGAAGTAGTGGAGCATGTGGCTGACCTTGAAATGTTTATCAAGTGTTGCTCTCAGGTGTTAAAG CCAGAAGGTTCTTTATTCATTACGACAATCAATAAAACACAATTGTCCTACGTCCTGGGAATTGTGgttgcagaaaaaataatgggGATTGTACCAGAAGGAACACATGAGTGGGAGAAGTTTGTTTCCCCTGAAGAGCTGGAGCGCCTCCTGGAATCAA ATGGCTTTTCAGTCAGGACCGTGAATGGGATGTTGTATAATCCGCTCTCGGGCTCCTGGGGCTGGATGGAGAGCACGAGCCTGAACTATGCACTGCACGCAGTGAAGTCTGGGGCTCGGGCACGGTCACACGCGACAGACGCCCCGCCAGAGACAGACATTCAACAGTGCTCagccacagctggcacagctggcactgtCCCAGATGGCACTGTCTGA
- the COQ3 gene encoding ubiquinone biosynthesis O-methyltransferase, mitochondrial isoform X2: MKSNMLIVKRPFSTSHSSVDSKEMKKFQLLAHKWWDEEGEYAALHSMNDIRVPFIRDTLLSMSSNYHPGNPLSGIKILDVGCGGGLLSEPLGRLGASVTGIDPVEDNISTADRHKSFDPVLAKRIQYKSSSLEEIVEESMETFDVIVASEVVEHVADLEMFIKCCSQVLKPEGSLFITTINKTQLSYVLGIVVAEKIMGIVPEGTHEWEKFVSPEELERLLESNGFSVRTVNGMLYNPLSGSWGWMESTSLNYALHAVKSGARARSHATDAPPETDIQQCSATAGTAGTVPDGTV; this comes from the exons ATGAAAAGCAACAT GCTCATTGTGAAGAGACCTTTCAGCACTTCACACTCATCAGTGGattcaaaggaaatgaaaaaattccaGCTCCTTGCGCATAAGTGGTGGGATGAAGAAGGAGAATATGCAGCCCTTCATTCTATGAATGATATTAGAGTGCCATTTATTAG agaTACTCTGTTGAGCATGAGTAGTAATTATCATCCGGGAAATCCACTTTCTGGAATCAAGATTCTTGATGTGGGCTGTGGTGGAGGACTGCTGAGTGAG CCTTTAGGTAGACTGGGAGCTTCAGTTACTGGAATTGATCCTGTGGAGGACAACATTAGCACAGCAGATCGGCACAAGTCATTTGATCCGGTCCTGGCCAAGAGAATACAGTACAAGTCCAGTTCACTGGAGGAGATTGTGGAAGAGTCTATGGAAACCTTTGATGTAATTGTAGCTTCTGAAGTAGTGGAGCATGTGGCTGACCTTGAAATGTTTATCAAGTGTTGCTCTCAGGTGTTAAAG CCAGAAGGTTCTTTATTCATTACGACAATCAATAAAACACAATTGTCCTACGTCCTGGGAATTGTGgttgcagaaaaaataatgggGATTGTACCAGAAGGAACACATGAGTGGGAGAAGTTTGTTTCCCCTGAAGAGCTGGAGCGCCTCCTGGAATCAA ATGGCTTTTCAGTCAGGACCGTGAATGGGATGTTGTATAATCCGCTCTCGGGCTCCTGGGGCTGGATGGAGAGCACGAGCCTGAACTATGCACTGCACGCAGTGAAGTCTGGGGCTCGGGCACGGTCACACGCGACAGACGCCCCGCCAGAGACAGACATTCAACAGTGCTCagccacagctggcacagctggcactgtCCCAGATGGCACTGTCTGA